In one Rutidosis leptorrhynchoides isolate AG116_Rl617_1_P2 chromosome 8, CSIRO_AGI_Rlap_v1, whole genome shotgun sequence genomic region, the following are encoded:
- the LOC139864606 gene encoding uncharacterized protein: protein MSPNHRNSKRKIKIPIKFSNTIHSMKSKEITSEASSGTEGEAELQSVEINQKENNSDTRRDEELDINCADQYPPLGKNLKSVSNSTSEHIVADVIESVDTESKVVESKSDEVENKEAMSNSYALDEDGNEIVIFNEVFVDEGASRWSKTAYGYIIGGNMPYGQLQFNLRKMWNKYGIKEITMDQNHICYFTFRNMEGMNEVIEQGPWIVNGKPLYVGKWSPDLNIKKVEPSKLPVWVKLSNVPLEAWSSKGISAISSKLGKPIFIDNTIASMCHKGTGRVGYARIMIEMEAKKGYPDHVDIYYKDKMNVTKGIKKVNVDYDWKPAMCSHCAVFGHNHDVCKVRPGTSAELEVKINKVVTDKEGFVEAKTPEKRWNLNENAMKGLKQSLNKYVVLSNDDEDSNSSKENQGSPSENDILEFTGNAQVAVGANEVYGKDPALLEKLLGMCHKDKQDELRDFIKEEKVSVCAILETHLKPTNIDSACNYVFGRWRWMSNIGLSSNSCRIVIGWNVSKVNVMIVQVARQVILCLVETIDKCSKFYCSFVYGSNNDNERHLLWNDLVIHATISKQQPWLLMGDFNVTKSINEHSAGCSHMSEDMKSFNKCLNDIEVDDMGSTGFFFTWTKSLKNPLCNVLRKLDRIMCNEVFLARYNNGYGIFHPFMISDHTPAVLGIPMGFRKRKRSFRFMNHVAYKDNFLIKIIS, encoded by the exons ATGTCTCCCAATCATcgtaattcaaaacgaaaaatcaaAATTCCAATCAAATTCTCGAATACGATTCATAGCATGAAATCAAAGGAGATCACAAGCGAAGCAAGTTCAGGAACGGAAGGAGAGGCTGAATTGCAGAGTGTAGAGATTAATCAAAAGGAAAATAACTCAGATACTCGTAGGGATGAGGAATTAGACATTAATTGTGCAGATCAATATCCACCTCTTGGTAAGAATCTCAAATCTGTATCTAACTCTACTAGTGAGCATATTGTTGCTGATGTTATAGAATCTGTTGATACTGAGTCTAAGGTTGTAGAATCTAAGTCTGATGAGGTTGAGAATAAGGAAGCAATGTCTAATTCATATGCAC TTGATGAGGATGGTAATGAGATTGTCATTTTTAATGAAGTATTTGTGGATGAAGGTGCTAGTAGGTGGAGTAAAACTGCCTATGGCTATATCATTGGGGGTAATATGCCATATGGACAGTTACAGTTCAATCTCAGGAAAATGTGGAACAAGTATGGTATAAAAGAAATAACAATGGATCAGAATCATATTTGTTATTTCACTTTTAGGAATATGGAAGGTATGAATGAAGTAATAGAACAAGGGCCTTGGATTGTGAATGGTAAACCATTGTATGTAGGAAAGTGGAGTCCAGATTTGAATATTAAAAAAGTTGAACCATCTAAACTGCCAGTTTGGGTTAAGCTCTCAAATGTTCCATTAGAGGCCTGGAGCTCTAAAGGTATAAGTGCTATTTCTAGTAAACTTGGTAAGCCAATTTTTATAGACAATACAATTGCAAGTATGTGTCATAAGGGCACTGGTAGAGTGGGTTATGCCAGAATTATGATTGAAATGGAAGCTAAAAAGGGATATCCTGATCATGTTGACATCTATTATAAAGATAAGATGAATGTCACTAAGGGTATTAAGAAGGTTAATGTAGATTATGACTGGAAACCAGCAATGTGTTCCCATTGTGCTGTTTTTGGTCACAACCATGATGTCTGTAAAGTAAGACCTGGAACTAGTGCTGAATTAGAAGTGAAAATCAATAAAGTTGTCACTGATAAGGAAGGGTTTGTGGAG GCAAAGACACCTGAAAAAAGatggaatttgaatgaaaatgctaTGAAAGGGCTTAAGCAATCATTGAATAAATATGTTGTTTTATCTAATGATGATGAGGATAGCAACTCATCTAAAGAGAATCAGGGGAGCCCTAGTGAGAATGATATTCTGGAATTTACAGGTAATGCTCAGGTTGCAGTGGGAGCTAATGAGGTATATGGAAAGGATCCAGCATTGCTGGAAAAATTATT GGGTATGTGCCACAAGGATAAGCAAGATGAATTAAGGGATTTTATTAAAGAGGAGAAGGTGAGTGTATGTGCCATTTTGGAGACCCATTTAAAGCCTACTAATATTGATAGTGCATGTAACTATGTTTTTGGTAGATGGAGATGGATGTCCAATATTGGGTTAAGCTCTAATAGTTGCAGAATTGTTATTGGTTGGAATGTTTCTAAGGTGAATGTGATGATTGTTCAGGTTGCTAGACAGGTTATTCTATGTCTAGTTGAAACTATAGATAAATGCTCTAAGTTCTACTGTAGTTTTGTATATGGTAGCAATAATGACAATGAAAGGCATCTATTATGGAATGACTTAGTTATTCATGCCACTATTTCTAAACAGCAACCATGGTTATTGATGGGTGATTTTAATGTCACAAAAAGCATTAATGAACATAGTGCAGGGTGTTCTCATATGTCTGAAGATATGAAAAGTTTCAATAAGTGTTTAAATGATATTGAGGTGGATGATATGGGCAGCACTGGTTTCTTTTTCACCTGGACAAAATCTTTGAAGAACCCCTTATGTAATGTGCTGAGGAAGTTAGATAGGATCATGTGTAATGAGGTGTTTCTAGCCAGATACAACAATGGATATGGTATATTCCACCCATTTATGATTTCTGATCACACCCCTGCTGTTCTGGGAATTCCAATGGGATTTAGGAAAAGGAAAAGATCCTTTAGGTTCATGAATCACGTGGCCTATAAAGATAATTTCCTTATAAAGATAATTTCCTGA